A window of the Lactobacillus amylovorus DSM 20531 genome harbors these coding sequences:
- a CDS encoding DUF2187 family protein, translating into MKKADVKVGAIVGAKSEEELKKPFQGKVEKIYENSALLAITSYDPVDATSVSDLNNKIVVNFKNLKVARAVKNSKTASTNEVKVEKIAKKDDKKSSKDKK; encoded by the coding sequence ATGAAAAAAGCAGACGTAAAAGTAGGCGCAATCGTTGGCGCTAAGTCAGAAGAAGAACTTAAAAAGCCATTCCAAGGCAAAGTTGAAAAAATTTACGAAAACTCTGCACTCTTAGCTATCACTTCATATGATCCCGTTGACGCAACTTCAGTCAGCGACTTGAACAACAAGATCGTAGTCAACTTCAAGAACTTAAAGGTTGCTCGTGCTGTCAAGAACAGTAAGACTGCTTCAACTAACGAAGTTAAGGTAGAAAAGATTGCCAAGAAGGACGACAAGAAGTCTTCTAAAGACAAGAAATAA
- a CDS encoding C40 family peptidase, producing the protein MSFKRTLVKYTAALSIFFTGLATVNVPAATVHADDINTTTVDTDNSISDIETTTPADSSVKKTSAADQKRNAVVKLAKKQVGKPYIWGATGPSGFDCSGLTTYVFKNAIDKTLPRTTYGQITLGKSVALSTKKLKKGDLLFWGNSHVAIYIGNGKYVHAPAPGQNVRIQTLGSFMPSSAKRVID; encoded by the coding sequence TTGAGTTTTAAACGTACTTTGGTTAAATACACAGCAGCTTTATCAATTTTCTTTACAGGTCTTGCAACTGTTAATGTTCCTGCAGCAACTGTTCACGCTGACGACATTAACACTACTACTGTAGATACTGACAATTCTATTTCTGATATCGAAACAACTACTCCAGCAGATTCTTCAGTTAAGAAGACTTCAGCAGCTGACCAAAAGCGTAATGCAGTTGTTAAGCTTGCTAAGAAGCAAGTTGGTAAGCCTTACATCTGGGGTGCAACTGGTCCTTCAGGTTTCGATTGCTCAGGTTTAACTACCTACGTTTTCAAGAACGCAATTGACAAGACTTTGCCAAGAACTACCTACGGTCAAATCACTTTAGGTAAGTCAGTAGCACTTTCAACTAAGAAGCTTAAGAAGGGTGACTTGTTATTCTGGGGTAACTCACACGTAGCTATCTACATTGGTAACGGTAAGTACGTTCACGCTCCAGCTCCTGGTCAAAACGTTAGGATCCAAACTTTGGGTTCATTCATGCCTTCATCAGCTAAGCGTGTTATCGACTAA
- a CDS encoding DUF554 domain-containing protein, giving the protein MIGTIINTIALLVGTSIGCLLKKGLNKGFEDVLFIAMGLAALGIGWKNVTNNMPKSHYPVLFIVSLALGGIAGTALDIAGHFNRLVDRVGKSNLGKGLATEILLCCIGALSIVGPVMAAVKGDNTMLYTNAMMDFVTSMVFGASFGWGMLLVAPVLFCWQGSIYLVAKFLSASFFTGPLVAEISIVGGFLIACSGLALLKIRDVKTLNFLPSLLVPIIFFIIKDLTGWF; this is encoded by the coding sequence ATGATAGGAACAATCATTAACACAATTGCATTACTCGTCGGCACGTCCATTGGCTGCCTGCTCAAGAAAGGCTTAAACAAGGGTTTCGAAGACGTTTTATTCATCGCAATGGGTCTAGCTGCACTCGGTATCGGCTGGAAAAATGTCACCAACAATATGCCAAAAAGCCACTATCCCGTTTTGTTCATTGTCAGTCTAGCGCTAGGTGGCATTGCTGGTACTGCACTCGATATCGCTGGCCATTTTAATCGTTTAGTCGACAGGGTTGGTAAGTCTAACCTAGGCAAAGGGCTAGCTACCGAAATTTTACTGTGCTGTATCGGCGCTTTATCGATCGTTGGACCCGTTATGGCGGCAGTCAAAGGTGATAACACCATGCTTTACACCAACGCTATGATGGACTTTGTAACGTCGATGGTCTTCGGCGCTAGCTTCGGTTGGGGGATGCTGCTGGTTGCACCGGTACTTTTCTGCTGGCAGGGCAGCATTTATCTCGTAGCCAAATTCCTATCGGCTAGTTTCTTCACCGGCCCGCTTGTAGCCGAGATTTCGATCGTCGGTGGTTTCTTAATCGCCTGCTCAGGCTTAGCCCTATTAAAAATCCGCGACGTCAAAACGTTGAACTTTTTGCCATCGCTACTTGTTCCGATTATCTTTTTTATAATTAAAGATCTGACTGGCTGGTTCTAG
- a CDS encoding threonine/serine exporter family protein codes for MLFWLEIVINVVFSYLASVGLALTINVPHRALNFSGISGVVGWMAYWFCFRAGMGRMLSNLLGAFLIGILSLFFARIKKCPVMVFNIPALVPLVPGMPAYQAVRALIVGDYPHGQELILRVAIVTGAIGIGFLLSTMCIEAFYKIKNGHLKKLQLYMKKKR; via the coding sequence ATGCTATTTTGGTTAGAGATCGTAATTAATGTCGTATTTTCTTATTTAGCCTCTGTGGGCTTGGCCTTAACCATTAACGTACCGCACCGTGCACTGAATTTTTCAGGGATTAGCGGAGTAGTTGGCTGGATGGCTTATTGGTTCTGCTTTCGTGCAGGGATGGGCAGAATGTTGTCGAATCTGCTCGGAGCCTTTTTGATCGGTATCTTGAGTCTGTTTTTTGCGCGGATTAAAAAGTGTCCGGTAATGGTGTTTAACATTCCAGCATTGGTGCCGCTGGTGCCGGGGATGCCCGCTTATCAAGCAGTGCGTGCCTTAATAGTAGGCGACTATCCTCACGGTCAAGAATTGATCTTGCGGGTAGCCATCGTTACAGGTGCAATCGGGATTGGCTTCTTGCTTTCAACGATGTGTATTGAAGCTTTTTATAAAATAAAAAATGGTCATTTAAAGAAACTGCAGCTGTACATGAAAAAGAAAAGGTAG
- a CDS encoding LVIS_2131 family protein: protein MFSWNIIGILIWVAIILYLVFIVQNIRQRRIKMIIKQHKRFTWPNFLINVVEVVVLLVAAGWMFNQTFMDNPDLEDANRITSTIKYEPLIMRTGSGNSSYVTINSDKRKNGSQTYTFYRAGSKITTSSDYASIAYGNTALDVDAEKIPYVKKDLTKMDKKYQRAYVAIYTAFYKKNWQNGIGMHAGHLATRYYLIRVPDQSFIKQE, encoded by the coding sequence ATGTTTAGTTGGAACATTATTGGGATCTTGATTTGGGTCGCAATTATTCTTTATTTAGTTTTTATCGTCCAGAATATCCGTCAACGGCGGATCAAGATGATTATCAAACAGCATAAACGCTTTACTTGGCCCAACTTTTTAATTAACGTAGTTGAAGTTGTTGTGTTGCTAGTGGCAGCTGGCTGGATGTTCAATCAGACTTTTATGGACAATCCGGATTTGGAAGATGCTAACCGCATTACTTCAACCATTAAGTATGAACCATTGATTATGAGAACTGGTTCAGGCAATTCAAGCTACGTAACCATCAACTCTGATAAGAGAAAGAACGGTTCACAGACATATACTTTCTATCGTGCAGGAAGCAAGATTACGACATCAAGTGACTATGCTTCAATTGCATACGGCAACACTGCACTTGATGTGGATGCCGAGAAGATCCCTTACGTTAAGAAGGATCTGACGAAGATGGATAAGAAATACCAACGTGCTTATGTTGCTATTTATACGGCATTTTATAAGAAAAACTGGCAAAACGGGATAGGGATGCACGCAGGGCATTTAGCTACGCGCTACTACTTGATCCGTGTACCAGATCAGAGCTTTATTAAGCAAGAATAG
- a CDS encoding guanylate kinase, translating into MKKIILIAGPSGAGKTTISDYLNEKYDIPRVLTHTTRPMRLGEKQNVSYHFETDNSFKKLHFFEHVKYGSYQYGSSREALNLAWEKHDLVSLIVDIQGVYSYIKQLGDKVYFLYVTTTTKDELKERLLKRGDDPEKIRERLSGSELNLLPADLKQYAHVIVNDDLNKTKNTLNSIVSRLQED; encoded by the coding sequence TTGAAAAAAATAATTTTAATTGCGGGACCAAGTGGTGCTGGCAAGACGACCATTTCCGATTATTTAAATGAAAAATATGACATTCCGCGCGTGTTAACGCACACTACGCGGCCAATGCGTTTAGGTGAAAAGCAGAATGTGTCATATCACTTTGAAACAGATAATTCATTTAAGAAATTACACTTCTTTGAACATGTAAAATATGGTTCATATCAATACGGTTCAAGTCGTGAAGCATTAAACCTCGCTTGGGAAAAACACGATCTTGTGTCATTAATTGTCGATATTCAAGGCGTGTATTCTTACATTAAACAATTAGGTGACAAAGTTTATTTCTTATATGTCACAACTACAACCAAAGATGAGCTGAAAGAGCGTCTGCTCAAGCGTGGCGACGATCCTGAAAAGATCAGGGAACGCCTCAGCGGGAGCGAATTAAACCTATTACCAGCTGATTTAAAGCAGTACGCTCATGTAATTGTTAACGATGATCTTAACAAAACGAAAAACACGCTAAACTCAATCGTATCAAGGCTTCAGGAAGATTAG
- a CDS encoding ABC-F family ATP-binding cassette domain-containing protein — protein sequence MSLLTVKDLSQSFIDKTLYEDANFVLNKEDHMGVTGQNGVGKSTLIKILTGEIIPDEGQVKWQNKIDVGYLDQYAKLAPGVTIRGFLRTAFDDLYKKEKELNELYTKYAENGDDALLEKAGKIQTYLEENNFYDIDTEIEQVAAGLGLADLGYDHDVSKLSGGQRSKIILAKLLLQSPDVLVLDEPTNYLDVSHIDWLVDYLNNFSGAFIVVSHDYDFLGRITNCIIDIDFGTITRYTGALKQALRQKAANRETYLKAYANQQRKIAKTEAYIRKNKAGTRAKSAKSREKQLARMDVLTPPKNNRRAKFEFPYVATASNLLLQTQDLVIGYDHALVKSAFNFSVGGDEKVAITGFNGIGKTTLLKTLLGQLKPIYGSYELSVTAKLAYFKQDLTWPNNNMTPLQFLQEEFERKKPKELRQALARMGLTAQQAMSPLKELSGGEQEKVKLAKMQFEPANLLFLDEPTNHLDNDTKDALRKAIMNFPGGVIIVSHERDFFRGDWVDKTIDIETMN from the coding sequence ATGAGTTTATTAACTGTTAAAGACTTAAGTCAAAGTTTTATCGATAAAACTTTATACGAAGATGCCAACTTTGTTTTAAATAAAGAAGACCACATGGGGGTTACCGGTCAAAACGGGGTAGGTAAATCTACTTTAATCAAGATTTTAACTGGCGAGATCATCCCTGATGAGGGGCAAGTTAAGTGGCAAAACAAGATTGATGTCGGTTACTTGGATCAGTACGCTAAACTGGCACCGGGTGTCACCATCCGTGGCTTTTTGCGGACCGCATTTGATGATTTATACAAAAAAGAAAAGGAATTAAACGAGCTCTACACCAAATACGCCGAAAATGGCGATGATGCTTTGCTTGAAAAGGCAGGGAAGATTCAAACCTACCTTGAAGAAAACAATTTCTACGACATCGACACCGAAATTGAACAAGTTGCCGCTGGTTTAGGTTTAGCCGACCTCGGTTATGACCACGATGTTTCTAAATTATCTGGTGGTCAACGTTCTAAGATTATTTTGGCTAAGCTTCTTTTGCAAAGCCCAGACGTTTTGGTTCTAGACGAACCAACCAACTACCTTGACGTGTCCCACATCGACTGGCTGGTTGACTACTTGAACAACTTCTCAGGTGCCTTCATCGTTGTCAGCCACGATTACGACTTTTTAGGGCGCATCACCAACTGTATTATCGACATCGACTTTGGTACGATTACGCGTTATACAGGTGCTTTGAAGCAGGCTTTGCGTCAAAAGGCAGCTAACCGTGAAACCTACCTTAAGGCTTATGCCAACCAGCAACGTAAGATTGCCAAGACTGAGGCCTATATCCGTAAAAATAAGGCAGGTACGCGTGCTAAGAGTGCCAAGTCACGTGAAAAGCAACTGGCTAGAATGGACGTTTTGACGCCACCTAAGAACAACCGTCGTGCTAAATTCGAATTTCCATATGTGGCTACGGCTTCTAATTTGCTTTTGCAAACGCAAGATTTGGTTATTGGTTACGACCATGCTTTGGTTAAATCAGCCTTCAACTTCTCAGTTGGTGGGGATGAAAAAGTAGCCATCACCGGTTTTAACGGAATCGGTAAAACTACCTTGCTTAAGACGCTTTTGGGTCAATTAAAGCCAATCTATGGGTCATACGAATTATCCGTTACGGCTAAATTGGCCTACTTCAAGCAGGATTTGACCTGGCCAAACAACAACATGACACCACTACAATTCTTGCAAGAAGAATTCGAACGCAAGAAGCCAAAGGAATTGCGTCAAGCGTTAGCTCGTATGGGTCTAACCGCGCAACAAGCGATGAGTCCGTTAAAGGAACTTTCTGGTGGGGAACAAGAAAAAGTAAAATTGGCTAAGATGCAATTTGAACCAGCCAACTTGCTCTTCCTTGATGAACCAACTAACCACTTGGATAATGACACCAAAGACGCCTTGCGCAAGGCAATCATGAACTTCCCAGGTGGTGTAATTATCGTTAGCCACGAGCGCGACTTTTTCCGTGGTGATTGGGTAGATAAAACAATCGATATTGAAACAATGAATTGA
- a CDS encoding threonine/serine exporter family protein: MSDKKDTQFYQEVLDICLTAGRLMIEGGSEMYRVEDTMMRIAKNAGVDDPRVFATPTCVFMSLDGGDLSQMKQIRDRNINLELVDRVNNLSRKFAAKKINLQELRQQIIQVTNAPSFPMWIQVVGAAVLSATLMVLFMDDYDWIDFPGAALVGAVGFWAYCKFKKYTKVRFLSELVAAMIMGLLAIGLNYLDHEMIIDNILIGALMTLVPGLALTNALRDLFMGDLLSGIVRMFEAALSALALGGGVGLVLKFVGA, encoded by the coding sequence ATGTCCGACAAAAAAGATACTCAATTTTACCAAGAAGTGTTAGACATTTGTCTAACGGCTGGCCGACTCATGATTGAAGGCGGAAGCGAAATGTACCGTGTCGAAGACACGATGATGAGAATTGCCAAAAATGCGGGGGTTGATGATCCACGTGTCTTTGCGACGCCCACCTGTGTGTTCATGAGTCTTGATGGTGGCGATTTATCGCAGATGAAGCAGATTCGCGATCGGAACATCAATTTGGAATTGGTGGACCGGGTCAATAATTTGTCGCGTAAGTTTGCAGCTAAGAAAATTAATCTGCAAGAATTGCGCCAGCAGATTATTCAGGTCACCAATGCGCCATCTTTTCCGATGTGGATTCAGGTCGTAGGAGCTGCGGTTCTTAGTGCGACCTTGATGGTGCTCTTTATGGACGACTACGATTGGATCGATTTCCCGGGGGCAGCCTTGGTTGGTGCGGTCGGTTTCTGGGCTTACTGCAAGTTTAAAAAGTACACCAAGGTCCGCTTTTTGTCGGAATTAGTCGCTGCAATGATCATGGGTCTTCTTGCAATCGGACTGAATTATCTCGACCATGAAATGATCATCGACAACATTTTGATCGGGGCCCTGATGACCTTGGTGCCGGGCCTGGCTTTAACCAACGCCTTGCGTGACCTTTTTATGGGTGACCTGCTTTCAGGGATCGTGAGAATGTTCGAAGCAGCGCTGAGTGCCTTAGCCCTTGGCGGTGGTGTCGGTTTAGTGCTGAAGTTTGTGGGGGCTTAA
- a CDS encoding C39 family peptidase, producing MHKKKFNLKNLFWIIPAAIILIIGAIYLFNKNKINDEIDWMTMKQEQKLNVPLENQMPDLPNGCEVTSLSMLMNYYGIKVSKNELAETIQHVDSFTDGGKYRGNPHQGFVGHMTIANAGWCVYNEPLYNVARKYTSHIENITGSNFLSLLKLVSNGHPVMIITTTTFNKVNNMQTWDTNTGKVNVTPSSHACVITGYSKPKKVVYVNNPYGYKNQPVNWKNLQASYNQQGRQALYIR from the coding sequence ATGCACAAGAAAAAATTTAATCTTAAAAACCTATTTTGGATTATTCCAGCAGCAATAATTCTTATTATAGGTGCTATTTATCTTTTTAACAAAAATAAAATTAACGATGAAATCGACTGGATGACCATGAAGCAGGAACAAAAATTAAACGTTCCGCTCGAAAATCAAATGCCGGATCTGCCTAATGGCTGCGAGGTTACCAGCTTGTCGATGTTGATGAATTACTATGGCATCAAGGTTTCGAAAAATGAACTAGCTGAAACGATCCAGCACGTCGATTCCTTTACCGATGGTGGCAAATACCGCGGCAATCCACACCAGGGATTCGTCGGTCATATGACGATCGCCAACGCCGGCTGGTGTGTTTATAACGAGCCGCTTTACAACGTTGCGCGTAAATATACTAGCCACATCGAAAATATCACAGGGAGTAATTTTTTGAGCCTGCTCAAGCTAGTTTCAAACGGTCACCCTGTCATGATCATCACCACGACCACTTTTAACAAGGTTAACAATATGCAAACGTGGGATACCAATACGGGCAAAGTAAACGTTACACCATCTTCGCACGCTTGCGTGATTACCGGCTATAGTAAGCCGAAAAAAGTTGTCTACGTGAACAACCCTTATGGCTATAAGAATCAGCCTGTTAATTGGAAGAACTTGCAAGCTAGCTACAACCAGCAAGGAAGGCAAGCTTTATATATTAGATAA
- a CDS encoding C40 family peptidase, whose protein sequence is MNIKSNFVKITAAAALTLTGVATVSAVKPDSTTAKVQAATTKVKINYVPGYGINIWDNYNGGHFTGQRAQHGTTWDVLDQKTDKKGRVWYQVGQNQWIMAQYTTLAGNTVTKKTTTQATATAAKPKKAKKSVQATGDASAIVTLAEAQLGKNYVWGGTGANGFDCSGLTSYVYSKAAGVNIGRTTYDQVKQGTSVSMKNLQPGDLLFWGSASAPYHVGIYVGNNQYIHAATPGQGVIKQSLSSYFYPSAAKRILN, encoded by the coding sequence ATGAATATTAAGAGCAATTTTGTAAAAATTACTGCAGCTGCTGCTTTAACTCTGACCGGTGTAGCTACAGTAAGTGCTGTTAAGCCAGATTCAACTACTGCTAAAGTTCAAGCTGCTACTACTAAAGTAAAGATCAACTACGTTCCAGGTTACGGTATAAATATCTGGGATAACTACAACGGTGGTCACTTCACAGGTCAACGTGCACAACACGGCACCACTTGGGATGTCCTTGATCAAAAGACTGACAAGAAGGGACGCGTTTGGTACCAAGTTGGTCAAAACCAATGGATCATGGCTCAATACACCACTCTAGCTGGTAATACAGTAACTAAGAAGACTACAACTCAAGCTACTGCAACAGCTGCTAAGCCAAAGAAGGCTAAGAAGTCAGTTCAAGCAACTGGGGACGCATCAGCTATTGTTACTTTAGCTGAAGCACAACTTGGTAAGAACTACGTATGGGGCGGTACCGGTGCCAACGGTTTTGACTGTTCAGGTCTTACCTCATACGTTTACTCAAAGGCTGCTGGTGTTAACATCGGTAGAACTACTTACGACCAAGTTAAGCAAGGTACTTCAGTTTCAATGAAGAACTTGCAACCAGGCGACTTGCTTTTCTGGGGCTCAGCAAGTGCTCCATACCACGTAGGTATTTATGTTGGTAACAATCAATACATCCACGCTGCAACTCCAGGTCAAGGCGTTATCAAGCAAAGCTTGAGCAGCTATTTCTATCCAAGTGCAGCTAAGCGTATTTTGAACTAA
- a CDS encoding GNAT family N-acetyltransferase, whose product MTQEKTHYYFSLIHFNIDDFKISLAMPQAWQAVDLYHAIADDRASIGKWLPWAYQMKSPLDEAAFIKKIQEDMINQRMIVLTILVNGQPAGMIDLHNLVKNKKGEIGYWLSSKFQGNGIVTRSVTELCQYAFHELNLQYVDLIAAVQNGSSSRVAEHADFKLMGVRPKLIHGSDDGQIFRKINPARTSQSDL is encoded by the coding sequence ATGACCCAAGAAAAAACACATTATTACTTTTCATTGATTCACTTTAATATTGACGACTTTAAAATTAGTCTTGCTATGCCGCAAGCTTGGCAGGCAGTCGATCTTTATCATGCTATCGCAGATGATCGGGCCAGCATCGGCAAGTGGCTGCCTTGGGCTTACCAGATGAAGTCTCCTTTAGATGAAGCTGCTTTTATTAAAAAGATCCAAGAAGACATGATCAATCAGCGCATGATCGTGCTCACAATTTTGGTTAACGGCCAACCTGCCGGCATGATCGATCTGCATAATTTAGTCAAAAATAAAAAAGGCGAGATTGGCTACTGGCTCTCCAGCAAGTTCCAAGGCAACGGTATCGTTACACGCAGCGTTACAGAACTATGCCAATACGCTTTTCACGAGTTAAATTTGCAGTATGTGGATTTGATTGCTGCCGTACAAAATGGCTCAAGCAGCCGCGTTGCTGAACACGCTGATTTCAAGTTGATGGGCGTTCGACCTAAGCTGATTCATGGCAGTGACGATGGTCAGATTTTTAGAAAAATAAATCCGGCTAGAACCAGCCAGTCAGATCTTTAA
- a CDS encoding LCP family protein produces MDPNSKRREGYRNKSTALNLHRNHAIAADQSSYKPGNVFARFFGLLALVAVCLGVAWAAHMYFTIHSAIDGKGGGPIANSAKIVNKQPISVLVLGVDQGIEGRHDRGNSDTLILATANPQKNTATMTSIPRDTLTDIKGDPGNKYFMFRVNSAYEIGGSAASVKTVKSMLNVPIDYYVEVNMKALRSLVNAVGGVDVNVPFDFSYDWCDFHKGKQHLNGRHAVAYVRMRKEDPRGDYGRQLRQRQVITAIAHKAMSVNTISNYRKLVDIFNKYVKTNLSFNDMLSLALNYRGCMDNLKSGYIQGHDAWIDGSSIQVASTEELQKTSNKIRRNLGLETQTLNNAETRQNELNEQNNDIKWDDPTAFTNYRIYDYNENKPASGSNSGYGKNSNTSSSSSSSSSSSNTWKFHW; encoded by the coding sequence ATGGATCCAAATTCCAAACGCCGGGAAGGTTATCGCAATAAATCTACTGCGCTTAACCTTCACCGCAACCATGCTATTGCAGCTGATCAATCCTCATATAAACCGGGTAATGTTTTTGCTCGCTTCTTTGGCTTGCTCGCTTTAGTAGCAGTCTGCTTGGGTGTAGCCTGGGCAGCGCATATGTATTTTACGATTCATAGTGCAATTGATGGCAAGGGTGGCGGCCCAATCGCTAACTCAGCCAAGATTGTAAATAAACAACCAATTTCAGTTTTAGTTTTAGGGGTTGACCAAGGGATCGAAGGTCGTCATGACCGAGGAAATTCCGATACTTTGATTTTGGCAACGGCTAATCCGCAAAAGAACACAGCTACAATGACCTCAATCCCACGTGATACCTTGACCGATATTAAAGGAGACCCAGGCAATAAGTACTTTATGTTTAGGGTGAATTCAGCCTATGAAATCGGTGGTAGTGCGGCCAGCGTCAAGACCGTTAAGAGTATGTTGAATGTGCCAATTGATTATTATGTTGAAGTTAACATGAAGGCGCTGCGCAGCTTAGTTAATGCGGTCGGTGGTGTTGATGTTAACGTGCCATTTGACTTCTCATACGACTGGTGCGACTTCCATAAGGGTAAGCAACACTTGAACGGCCGACACGCCGTAGCTTATGTTCGAATGAGAAAAGAGGACCCACGTGGTGACTACGGTAGACAACTTCGTCAACGTCAGGTAATCACAGCGATTGCCCACAAGGCGATGTCAGTGAACACCATTAGTAACTACCGTAAGTTGGTGGATATCTTTAACAAATACGTCAAAACCAACTTGTCGTTCAACGATATGCTTAGCTTAGCGCTGAACTACCGCGGCTGCATGGATAACCTGAAGAGTGGCTACATTCAAGGCCACGATGCCTGGATCGATGGTTCTTCAATTCAAGTGGCTTCAACTGAAGAGTTGCAAAAGACTTCCAACAAGATTAGAAGAAATCTAGGTTTGGAAACTCAAACGTTAAACAATGCAGAAACACGTCAAAATGAATTAAACGAACAAAATAACGACATCAAGTGGGATGATCCAACCGCGTTTACTAATTACCGGATTTATGATTACAATGAAAATAAACCAGCGAGCGGTTCAAATTCCGGCTATGGTAAAAATAGCAATACTTCATCATCGTCTTCAAGTTCGTCGAGTTCAAGCAATACGTGGAAATTCCACTGGTAA
- a CDS encoding O-antigen ligase family protein — MKEKTRTVLFWFILIQPFLDLYWFYNGKLADVLPFTLPTIIRILAVFVIFCMFFSQKQNWQKLGQEKWLIVYLALLIVYSILHLIHVRHFNSVNPNDYNYSTVSEIFYLIRMVLPLLVIFFTKELEFTREQFRHVIEGISGLFSFTIVISNLFVISLRSYETGFISANIFEWFVNPNIGYSHMASKGFFNFANMVSAVLFMLVPLMLYFMFSHFNWKTITLNVVQALAMIELGTKVALIGLIGGIIAGILLYVFHLYIVKDVKKSGKAIVVALLMEAGTLAIIPFGPAIQRYNYEKYLAQQSDNSLTQVKEELAEGLKKYPSGQKRKEFLTNFIGEHYQDYALNKKFVTKSYPYKYDPEFWLKIMNEPGTSRMQNRHVEKAMLDQVIKTNNNKLDKVFGISYTRENNIFNLERDFTSQVYSLGWVGMLLFIGPYVVIMLYALIKWLMNKQLRTYLISSMLLSIAFMLLAAFLSGNVMDFLTASFILAFVEGGMLGKIKKED; from the coding sequence ATGAAGGAAAAAACAAGAACCGTCCTCTTTTGGTTCATTTTGATTCAACCATTTTTGGACTTGTACTGGTTCTACAACGGCAAATTGGCTGACGTCTTGCCATTCACTTTGCCAACAATTATTAGAATCCTGGCTGTTTTTGTCATCTTCTGCATGTTTTTCAGTCAAAAGCAAAATTGGCAAAAACTGGGACAAGAAAAATGGTTGATCGTTTATCTAGCATTATTGATTGTCTACTCGATTCTGCACCTGATTCACGTCCGTCACTTCAACAGCGTAAACCCCAACGATTATAATTACTCAACCGTCAGCGAAATCTTCTATTTAATTAGAATGGTTTTGCCCCTCTTGGTAATTTTCTTTACCAAAGAACTCGAATTTACCAGAGAGCAATTTAGACACGTAATCGAAGGAATCAGCGGACTTTTCTCATTCACGATCGTCATCAGCAATCTCTTCGTAATCTCGCTGAGAAGCTACGAAACAGGCTTTATCAGTGCCAATATCTTCGAATGGTTCGTTAATCCAAATATCGGCTACTCGCATATGGCTTCGAAGGGCTTCTTCAACTTTGCCAACATGGTTTCGGCCGTATTGTTTATGCTTGTACCGCTCATGCTCTACTTCATGTTCAGCCACTTCAATTGGAAGACTATTACGTTGAACGTAGTCCAAGCTTTAGCCATGATCGAATTGGGAACGAAGGTTGCCTTGATCGGTTTAATCGGCGGTATTATCGCAGGCATTCTGCTCTACGTTTTCCATTTGTACATTGTTAAAGATGTAAAGAAAAGTGGGAAAGCAATCGTTGTTGCACTGCTCATGGAAGCCGGAACTCTTGCAATCATCCCCTTTGGCCCAGCCATTCAACGTTACAACTACGAAAAATACTTGGCTCAACAATCCGACAACAGTTTGACCCAAGTTAAAGAAGAATTGGCTGAAGGCCTTAAGAAGTATCCTAGTGGTCAAAAGCGCAAGGAATTTTTGACCAACTTCATTGGCGAGCACTATCAAGATTATGCTTTAAACAAAAAGTTTGTCACCAAGAGCTATCCATATAAATACGATCCAGAATTCTGGCTCAAGATCATGAACGAACCAGGCACTTCACGGATGCAAAACCGCCACGTCGAAAAGGCGATGCTGGATCAGGTGATTAAAACTAACAATAATAAGCTCGACAAGGTATTCGGTATTTCTTATACCAGAGAAAACAATATCTTCAATCTAGAGCGTGATTTTACCAGTCAGGTCTATTCCCTTGGCTGGGTCGGCATGCTACTGTTTATCGGTCCTTACGTCGTGATCATGCTCTATGCTTTGATCAAGTGGCTAATGAATAAACAACTGCGGACATACCTCATTAGTTCGATGCTTTTGTCCATTGCCTTCATGCTCTTGGCGGCATTTCTTTCAGGCAACGTGATGGACTTCTTAACCGCCAGCTTTATCTTGGCCTTTGTCGAAGGCGGGATGCTCGGTAAGATTAAAAAAGAAGACTAA